In the genome of Notamacropus eugenii isolate mMacEug1 chromosome 5, mMacEug1.pri_v2, whole genome shotgun sequence, one region contains:
- the EVX2 gene encoding homeobox even-skipped homolog protein 2, giving the protein MMERIRKEMILMERGLHSPTAGKRFSNLSDSAGNAVLEALENSQHGGRLSPRLTSASLHSAIGDIPAKGKFEIDTLFNLQHPSSESTVSSEIPSAESRKKTGHYSEVAPEADMNSDVEVGCSALRSPASLSASQLKENNNKGYSESSSAATTTPSSSGSGLTNLHSSNALGSSGSGADQVRRYRTAFTREQIARLEKEFYRENYVSRPRRCELAAALNLPETTIKVWFQNRRMKDKRQRLAMSWPHPADPSFYTYMMTHAAATGSLPYPFHSHVPLHYYPHVGVTAAAAAAAASGAAAAASSPFATSIRPLDTFRALSHPYSRPELLCSFRHPGLYQSPAAAAGLNSAASAAAAAAAAAAAASSAAAAGAPPSGGSAPCSCLSCHSSQSAAAAAAAAAAALGSRGGGGGGGGSGSDFACSAASQRSESSFLPYSAAVLSKTAVSPPDQREEAPLTR; this is encoded by the exons ATgatggaaagaataagaaaagagatGATTCTGATGGAAAGAGGGCTGCACAGCCCTACAGCTGGCAAAAGATTTTCGAATTTGTCCGACTCAGCTGGAAATGCGGTGCTGGAGGCCCTCGAAAATTCGCAGCACGGTGGTCGCCTCAGCCCGAGACTGACTTCCGCCTCCCTGCATAGCGCTATAGGGGACATCCCTGCCAAAGGGAAATTCGAAATAGACACTTTATTCAACCTGCAACACCCGAGCAGCGAAAGCACGGTCTCCTCCGAAATCCCTTCAGCAGAAAGCAGGAAGAAAACGGGCCATTATTCCGAAGTTGCTCCAGAGGCAGATATGAACAGTGATGTGGAGGTGGGCTGCTCCGCTCTCCGCTCTCCAGCCAGCCTCAGTGCCTCCCAGTTGAAGGAAAACAATAACAAAG GATATTCGGAGAGCAGCTCAGCTGCGACTACTACCCCTTCTTCTTCAGGTTCCGGCTTAACCAACCTGCACAGCAGCAATGCCCTTGGTAGTTCGGGCTCCGGGGCCGATCAGGTGAGACGCTACCGCACAGCCTTCACTCGGGAGCAGATCGCCCGATTGGAGAAGGAGTTCTACCGCGAGAACTATGTCTCTCGGCCCAGAAGATGCGAACTGGCCGCAGCGCTCAACCTGCCGGAAACCACCATCAAG GTGTGGTTCCAGAACCGACGGATGAAGGACAAGAGACAGCGCCTGGCCATGTCGTGGCCCCACCCGGCCGACCCCAGCTTCTACACTTACATGATGACGCACGCGGCCGCTACCGGAAGCctgccctatcccttccactcgCACGTGCCACTCCACTACTACCCCCACGTGGGTGTCACGGCCGCGGCCGCGGCGGCCGCGGCGTCGGGAGCCGCGGCGGCAGCCTCGTCACCTTTCGCCACCTCCATCCGCCCCCTGGACACCTTCCGCGCCCTCTCGCACCCTTATTCACGGCCCGAGCTGCTCTGCAGTTTCCGCCATCCGGGCCTTTATCAGTCTCCGGCGGCGGCCGCCGGGCTTAACAGCGCGGCCTccgcggcggcagcagcagccgCGGCCGCGGCCGCGGCCTCCTCCGCGGCGGCGGCCGGGGCGCCCCCCAGCGGCGGCTCCGCGCCCTGTTCTTGCCTCAGCTGTCACAGCAGCCAatcggcggcggcggcagcggcggcggcggccgcggcccTAGGTTCCCGGGGAGGTGGTGGAGGGGGCGGTGGAAGCGGCTCGGACTTCGCCTGCAGCGCCGCCTCGCAGCGGTCCGAGAGTAGTTTCCTACCCTACTCGGCTGCAGTGCTCAGCAAGACGGCGGTCAGTCCCCCGGACCAGAGGGAAGAGGCCCCGCTCACCAGATAA